The DNA window GTTGCGCCGCTGCCACGTCGCCGTCGACCTGGGGGCGGCCCGGACCCGCGTGTACGTCAAGGGCGCCGGCCTCGTGGTCGACGAGCCCAGCGTCGCCGCGGTGAACACCCGGACCGGCGCACTCATCGCCGTCGGGACGTTCGCCGAGCGGATGACCGGCCGCACGCCCGACTACATCCGGGTCGTACGCCCCGTCTCCGGCGGCACCGTCGTCGACATCGAGATGGCCCAGCGGATGCTGCGCCACCTGCTCGGCGAGAAGCTGCGGCGCGCCCTGCGCCGCAAGCCCCGGCTGCGGGCCGCCGCCTGCACCCCCCACGACGCCGACCCGCTCGCCCAGCGCGCGGCCGTGGAGACCCTCGTCGGACTCGGCGCCCGCCGCGTCGAACTGGTCGACACCCTGATCGCGGCGGCCGTCGGCTGCGGACTGCCCGTGGAGCAGCCGACCGCGACGATGATCATGGTGTGCGGGGCCGCGGCGACCCAGGTGGCCGTCCTGTCCCTCGGCTCGATCGTCACCGCCGAGCGGATCCCCGTCGGCGGCGAGGCCATCGACCACGCCGTGGTCCAGCACCTGCGCCACGCGCACGAGCTGATGCTGCCCAGCCAGGCGGTCCGGCCGCTCCAGCTGGCCCTGCACGGCAACGGCATCACCGCCGAAGGCCCCGCCTCCACCCTCATCCACGGCCGCGACGTGGCCACCGGACTGGCCCGTTCCGTCCAGGTGGACACGGCGGCGGTGCGCGACGCCATCCACACCCCGCTGACCGCCGTCCTCGACGGCATCGGCAAGGTGCTGCGGGACTGCCCGCCGGACCTGGTCGCGGACCTGACGGACCGGGGGATCATGATGGTGGGCGGCAGCGCCCTGCTGCCCGGCCTCGACCAGATGCTGCGCGACGCCACCGGGATGCCCGTCGCCATCGCCGAACGGCCGGACGTGTGCGCCGTGCTCGGTCTCGGCGCCATGCTGGAAGGGAAGATCGCCCCGATGGTCCTCAACCCGCTGGCCGAATGACGTATCCCGAGCCGGAGCAGCCGAGCCTTCCCATCCTGCTGGAGGCGGTGCTCAGCGTCGGCTCCGAGCTGGAGCTGCACTCCACCCTCCAGCACATCGTGGAATCCGCGGCCGAGCTCTGCGCGGCGCGCTACGGAGCGCTCGGGGTCGTCGACCCCGAGCGCTCCCGGCTGACCGACCTGTTCACCACGGGGATGACCGAGGCGGAGCGCGCCGCGATCCCCCACCTGCCGGACGGCCGCACCGGCCTGCTCGGAGCGCTGGTCAGCGACCCGCGCCCGCTCCTGCTGGACGACCTCACGCAGGACCCCCGGGCGGCCGGCTTCCCGCCCGGCCACCCGCCCATGCGCAGCTTCCTGGGCGTGCCGATCCGCGTGCACACGGAGGTCTTCGGCAATCTCTACCTCACCGAGAAGCGCGGCGGCGGCTCCTTCACGGACACGGACCTCTCGCTGCTGCGCGTCCTCGCCTCGCAGGCGGGGATAGCGATCGGCAACTCCCGGCTCTACGAGACCGCCCGCCGCCGGGAGCGCTGGATCGAGGGCGCGGCCGCCGTGACCACGACCCTGCTCGCCGGACGCCCCGCGGCGGACGCGCTGATGTGCGTGGCCGAACGGGCCCGGCTGCTCGCGGACGCGGCCGCCGGCGTGGTGCTCCAGCCGACCCCGGAGGGCGGCATGGAGATCGTGGCCGCCTCCACCCACGGGGACCCCGGGGACCTGGTGGGAACGGCGATCGCCCCCGGCTCGCCCGTGCTGGAGCAGCTGCTCGGGGGCGAGGCGGTGTTCATAGAGGACTCGGCCACGGACCCCCGGATGACCACGCACGTCCGGGAGCGGTTCGGGCCCAGCATGATGCTCCCGCTGCAGAGCGGCGGCCAGTTGATCGGCACCCTGGCCCTGCCGCGGGACCGGGGCGGCCGCCCGTACGACGCCGTGGACCGGCTGCTGGCCTCGCAGTTCGCCTCCCAGGCCGCGCTGGCCCTCGTCCTCGCGGACGCGCAGCACGACCGGGAGCAGCTGGCGGTCTACGAGGACCGCGACCGGATCGCCCGGGACCTGCACGACCTGGTGGTGCAGCGGCTGTTCGCGACGGAGATGATGCTGGAGAGCACCCGGCGCCGCTCCTCGAACGCCCCCTCCGGCGATCTGGTGGGCGACGAACTCAGCCAGGCCGTCGACGAACTGGACTCCACGATCCAGGAGGTCCGGACGGCCATCTTCGCCCTCCAGCAGCCGCCGACCGACGCCCCGACCACCTTCCGGGGCCGCGTCCTGCGCGAGACGGGCGGCGCGGCGGCGCTGCTCGGCTTCCAGCCGTCGGTGAAGTTCGCGGGAGCGGTGGACGCGCTGCTGCCTGAGCCGGTGGCGGGCGACCTGCTGTCCGCGCTGCGCGGGGCCCTGGCCGCGGCGCACCGGCGGCGCGACGTCACCTCCGTCGAGGTGGAGGTGGACGCGACCCCGGCCGGGGTCCGCCTGACGGTGACGGACGACGGGCGCACGGAGTCGGGGGCGAGGGGGACGACGATGACGTGGTCCTCGGCGGTGTAGCCCTCCCGGGCGGGGTGGCGGTCGGGGGTCGGCTGCCGGTCGGCTGCCGGTCGGCTGCGCCGGGCTTCGGGGCGCGGGGCTGCGGTGGCCCTGCCGGGGCGGGCGGGGTCGGCTGCCGGCCGGCTGCGCCGGGCTTGGGGGCGGGCCGGGGCGGTCGGCTGTCGGCCGGCTGCGCCGGGCTCGGGGGCGGGCCGGGGGCGGTCGGCTGCCGCGATCGGGCGGCTGCGCCGGGCTTCGGGGGCCGGG is part of the Streptomyces subrutilus genome and encodes:
- a CDS encoding rod shape-determining protein, which produces MTVSLEQLRRCHVAVDLGAARTRVYVKGAGLVVDEPSVAAVNTRTGALIAVGTFAERMTGRTPDYIRVVRPVSGGTVVDIEMAQRMLRHLLGEKLRRALRRKPRLRAAACTPHDADPLAQRAAVETLVGLGARRVELVDTLIAAAVGCGLPVEQPTATMIMVCGAAATQVAVLSLGSIVTAERIPVGGEAIDHAVVQHLRHAHELMLPSQAVRPLQLALHGNGITAEGPASTLIHGRDVATGLARSVQVDTAAVRDAIHTPLTAVLDGIGKVLRDCPPDLVADLTDRGIMMVGGSALLPGLDQMLRDATGMPVAIAERPDVCAVLGLGAMLEGKIAPMVLNPLAE
- a CDS encoding sensor histidine kinase; this translates as MTYPEPEQPSLPILLEAVLSVGSELELHSTLQHIVESAAELCAARYGALGVVDPERSRLTDLFTTGMTEAERAAIPHLPDGRTGLLGALVSDPRPLLLDDLTQDPRAAGFPPGHPPMRSFLGVPIRVHTEVFGNLYLTEKRGGGSFTDTDLSLLRVLASQAGIAIGNSRLYETARRRERWIEGAAAVTTTLLAGRPAADALMCVAERARLLADAAAGVVLQPTPEGGMEIVAASTHGDPGDLVGTAIAPGSPVLEQLLGGEAVFIEDSATDPRMTTHVRERFGPSMMLPLQSGGQLIGTLALPRDRGGRPYDAVDRLLASQFASQAALALVLADAQHDREQLAVYEDRDRIARDLHDLVVQRLFATEMMLESTRRRSSNAPSGDLVGDELSQAVDELDSTIQEVRTAIFALQQPPTDAPTTFRGRVLRETGGAAALLGFQPSVKFAGAVDALLPEPVAGDLLSALRGALAAAHRRRDVTSVEVEVDATPAGVRLTVTDDGRTESGARGTTMTWSSAV